From the Gemmatimonadales bacterium genome, the window GCGCGCTGCCCATTCCGCTCAAGATTGTCGAGGAGCGCCAGGTGGGCGCGAGCCTCGGCGCCGACTCGATCCGCGGCGGGATCACGGCCGGGCTGGTGGGCACCCTGCTCGTCGTTCTCATCATGATCGCGTACTACCGGTGGAGCGGCGTGCTCGCGGTAGTGGCGCTCGCCCTTTACATCCTCTTCACGTTGGGCGGGCTCGCGGCGTTCGGCGCGACGCTCACGCTGCCGGGTCTCGCGGGACTGGTGCTCTCGATCGGGATCGCGGTCGACGCCAACGTGCTCATCTTCGAACGGATCCGCGAGGAGCTGATCGCGGGCAAGACGATCCGGCTCGCCGTGGATGAGGGGTTCAAGCACGCGATGGACGCGATCATCGACTCCAACGTGAGTACCGTGCTCACGGCGCTCTTCCTCTTTCAGTTCGGCACGGGGCCGGTCAAGGGCTTTGCGGTGACGCTCATTCTGGGCATCGCGGCATCCATGATCACGGCGGTGTTCGTCACCCGGACCTTCTTCCTCATGTGGCTCAACCGCCGGCCCGCCATGTCCACGCTGAGCATCTGACGATGACGCGCTTCTTCGCCCACGCCAATTACGATTTCATCCGGGTCCGCCGGTACGCGTACGCCGTCACGGCGGCCATCATCCTGCCGGGCCTGATTTTCTTGCTGGTGCGCGGTCTCAACTACAGTATCGAGTTCACCGGTGGCACGCTGCTGCAGATCAAGACGCAGCAACCGGTCGACGTGGCCCGCATGCGATCCGCGCTCGACCGGCAAGGCATTCACGGTGCCGAGATCCAGCAGTTCGGCACCGCCACCGAGTACGTGATCCGCGCGCGGGTGGCCAAGGCCGGCACCGACGCCAACGACACCCAGGCGACCGCGAACGCCGTCCACCAGGCGCTCGACAGCGATCTCGGCGCGGGGACGTACTCCATCCAGCGCACCGAAGCCGTCGGTCCGAAGGTCGGTGGCGAGCTCAGGCAGAAGGCGTTCTTCGCCATCTTCCTCTCATTCTTTGCCGTGCTGGCGTATCTCGCCTACCGATTCGAGTGGCGATTCGGGCTCGCGGCCGTGGTCGCCACGGCCCACGACATCATCGCGACCATCGCCTTCATCGGGGTCCTTCACCTCGAGGTGAGCCTCGTCGTCGTCGGCGCCGTGCTCGCGATGGTGGGCTACTCGCTCAACGACACGATCATCATCTTCGACCGCGTACGCGAGAACCTGCGCAAGCACAAGCGCGAGTCCTTCAAGGATACGTTGAATCGCTCGATCAACGAGACGCTGCCGCGGAGCATCCTGACCCACGGCACCACGCTCTCCACGCTCATCGCTTTGGCGATCTTCGGCGGCGAGGTGATCCGC encodes:
- the secF gene encoding protein translocase subunit SecF — translated: MTRFFAHANYDFIRVRRYAYAVTAAIILPGLIFLLVRGLNYSIEFTGGTLLQIKTQQPVDVARMRSALDRQGIHGAEIQQFGTATEYVIRARVAKAGTDANDTQATANAVHQALDSDLGAGTYSIQRTEAVGPKVGGELRQKAFFAIFLSFFAVLAYLAYRFEWRFGLAAVVATAHDIIATIAFIGVLHLEVSLVVVGAVLAMVGYSLNDTIIIFDRVRENLRKHKRESFKDTLNRSINETLPRSILTHGTTLSTLIALAIFGGEVIRPFALVMFFGVFTGTFSSIYIASPVLMAIEERWPGPDARGARTTRQKAVGTPAGRKAQPAGR